The DNA window AGGGTTGAGatgtggaagaggaaaaaattattgaGACTTTGAGTTGTACCTGACCACAAGCATGTTCTCTGGGAGTAAAAAAGCCCTGTTTTTAGAGATTGAGAGTGGAATAGCACTCAGAGATGAAGTTTAGATAAGAATTTGAATCATTATTTTAATGTCTTGCTCAAAATAGGATAATAGgatcttgtttaaaaaagaaaaaatactttgccTGCATTTTCTCAGCTGAATTGTTAGTTGTCCTTAATCCTCAGTTTTACGGATACATTAGTGCAAGCCAAGCTCGAGTTAGTCCTTCCACATCCTACACACCAAGTCGCCACAAGAGGAGCTACGAGGAAGATGAGGACATGGATCTGCATCCATCTAAACAGAAAGAGCAACATCTGGGTAACAGTAATTATTGAGGAATAGTTACCGTGCTAGCGTTCCAGAATGTACCAAAATTTCATTCtcaaaaattgaaatatttacaATTGTTTGAATCGGTAGTGTTGTTGCAGCCTTTATAACTAATTTAGCAGCTTTGGAGTCTCCAGTGTGGAAGATTCTGTGGTGGTGCGTGGTAAACCGTGTGACTTTTGGTACCGCTTTCTAGAGTTGATTCCTAAAAAGCTAATATATTGTACAGCAGCGCTTGAGTATTGCCTTTTGTATGTAACAGCACGCACACAATTTATAGCAACAGGCTGAAATTTAGTTGTTCTCGCTTAGTTTCCCACTCTGTTGCAGATTTCATGGTAAGCTGGGGAAAAAGTCACCTTGTCTTGTCACTCTCTCTCTGTGGATGTTATTGTGTAAATTTAAGCCAAACTGCATCTCAATTAGGTGCTGCTTTACTATGAAGAGTAGCATATATCTaaaaaaaccaccttttttCTAACATGAGACTTATTGATCCAGCTTCGTAAAGGAAGCAAATTAATACCAGACACTTGAAACATCCTGAAGAAAGCTATTAAACCTTTTAAGAGGGTGATGTTTCAAGCAGTAGCCGTGTTCAGAGAGAGTGCAGTTCTCATGTTGTAATCTGTTGGTGAACTGTTTGTCTCGGTGCTCTTCTGTGGAGATGCCACTTAAAATTGCATGgattggggtgttttttttggaGATTTTGGCGTGTTTTTTGAACAAGAGAATGTGGTTAGTTTAAAATTGTGAGTCCTGTTAAAATAAATCGCAGAAGctattgctttcttttgtttggtgttATATGGCTGTCAGGTTCAGTAGCTGAattcagttttttctttctggattcTTACCAGTTTGCAAATAGGTTATTATATAGTTTAGACTATTTTGTCTTTGTACCTTgtagaatacatttttatagCTTTATTATTGCTGAAAATccacagagatttttttatataaaccGTTATGTTGCTGCATACTGTTATTTTAAGAACCATCTATTTTTTTGACCATaagatgcagaaaaatattacCTTTGCAGTCCtacagaattcagaaagaattaaTTCACACAGTTCAAACGTTGCATTTTGAAAATCAGATTGTTGGCTGTATTTGGGTTTCTATGACATATAGATGTTTACCAGTACTCAACCTTGTGCTTGATGATATAAAACAGGCATTTGTTGAgccttttctattttaagaGTATCCTCTGTCAAATATATTGCTTTATTAAATAGTTTTGTCTCGGTTGTCTCGTTATATTAGTTTAATCCCATGTTGCTCACTGAAGAATGTTGTTcacttttgcatttctgtttgaaGAGCCTATCCATCCCTTATTTTTCAGGCAGTGGAGGTGACATCCATGGGTGCGTGGAGCCAAAGAGATTAGAAACAGAAGCGTCTGTGGGCCACCATCTCATTTCCACCAACTGCTCCTCTCCACTTGACTTAAATTTTCCATTGCCAGGAGAGAAGGGACCAGCGTGTCTTGTAAAGGTAACAAACGTGGAGAGCTGGTGAGCGTGCCTGGGTCAGGCAGAGTCCCAATTTAGTGTATGTAGTTAGTCTGGCATTAGTTTATAGGCACAGAAACTGTCTTTCAAGTCCCAGATTACGTTTCTACAGGTAATTACTTTGTTTCTCGTCACTAGTGCTGTACCTGAGTTGCCAAACTCCTTCAACAGCATTTATTAGAGTTTCTGCATTCTCACTACACTTAGCAAAGTGAAAACGTCCATTACTATAATAGATGCTTAAGGGTGTAGCTGATACTGACTCCTGATATTCTGCTGTTAGGATTTGTCCTCTGAAGTCATGATGGAACAAGCGAAACGGTACACTACACATTTTTGTATTGTATTTGAAATGCTCTTTGATTCACTAGTATGCTCCATTGACTATGAAACTTCCAACAGCAAATTTCTGTGCTGTTCCCATGTTGAATGCTCCCTTATTCAGCAAATCCGGGTAAATCAGATTAGAATACAATTGTTTACATTTGCATAGCAAAAGATGGGAAAAAGCATGGAGTCCCAGAAACTCATTTTTAAGCTTAGCAGCACTGAGGGCGAGAAGGGACCTCTTTACACAGACTGTTCTCAATCTGCAGTTGAGTCTCCTGAGGTGATTTTTCTTGGTGTGCAGTCCTGCATCTGAATTTTCTCGTTTTCGCTTTGTGGCAGGTTTATGAGAGCTGGGACAGCTTCAAAGTCAATGATGTTCTGGAGGTGTATGGGATTTTGTCTGTGGATCCGGTGCTAAGCATAGTAAACAGCGACGAGAGGTAAGGCtttgagaaacaaaggaagTTTTTATTTCAATGAGCAAAATAGTGTGGCTGTCCCCTTAAAACAAACAGGGAAGTGTGTAAATACAGAAGAGTTATGCTTAAGAGGTGAATtttgttgcttaaaaaaaagcttgatGTGGAAATCATTAGATCCACCATCCTGTAAAGTGAAGTGCGTTGTACTCTGGTGTGTCCTTACCCTTGGGTACATGATGCATCTTTTTCTAGGTTGTTGTACAGTCTATAAAGCAGAAAGTGCTTCTGTAGCTAAATGTTCTGTACCCTTTCATGCCTATGAAACTTGCAGTGAACGGGCAAATAGTGAACAAAGTTTTCAGGTAagctttaaaattataaaatgtccttttgaaataatttgtaaGCCCATGGAAGTTGTTACCATAAACAAGTCTgtagaatataaaaaaaaaatattccatggCTGCATGGAGTGTGAAAATGACCAAAATGAGTATAATTTGGGTTGatgtttttcattaattaaGGTGTATCATCAAATACTGCTGATAGAAACTTCAAATTTCACCTCCTGTTCTGCAGTTACTTGCTTGACAAAATACAAACTAATCAAGAAGGATGCAAGAAGTCAAGTTTTAAGATAAAGCTGCTGAGCATCTAACATAAGCTTTATACTATTGCTGTCTTGAACCATCGCACTTTAGATTATTTCTGTTGGTgattttctttacctttttgaTCGGTACAATATGGAGAGTGGATCCTTTAGAgtgccagcttctccagagtTACCTCAGCCTGCTCAGCTGCTTTGGGTTGTCATCTGTCTGACAGCCGATCCCAGACTGACAGCTCAGTTGGTCCGTCATGGGCTGcgtgttggtttgttgtttgtttgtttattctgcaCGTCATTCTGTCACAAATAGGCAAAACGGTGGCATTTAGCAACATTTTGAATGTAAAGAAAATACGTTTATTGTAATGGGAAGAGTGGGTAGTCTGCGGGTGGACTGCTGAAGGGGCTTGGAACTTGTAAAGcctttcagcttttaaaaccaGTACAAGTTGATTAAATTTGTACTAAACTTTACTGTCACCTGATAGAGTCGCTTTAGGGATTTAGTTTCTACATAGCAAATGAAAACTACCTGGAAGGAGTTTTGTAAGGCATCCtcaaggaaagcaaagcttATATGTCTCAACCCTTAACTTAAGAGTTAATACCTTCAAGTTTGAGCTGAGGTATATCAGGATTTATTTACTTGGGTCTTTTTTTGACTCAGCCAGTGATATAGCTCTTAAGTGACTGTCTAAAAGATCTTGTCAGGCTCCGGAACCAGGTGGGATATGAAAATCCCACATGTGCATACACAAATGTAATAAATcatgactttattttctttaaagttacTGTTTAAACTTCATTAAGTACATGCCAGGCAGGACAGTGtgtaacattttatttgaagCTACATCCTATTCAAtggtgcagcaaataataaatacagGTTTGGGGTGTTTGGTTTTAGGTTTGGGGGTTTGATTTTGTGGgttatttggttggttggttgttttttcagCAAAGTAAGAtttgattattttctgaaaataacagaatccaaatattttttggTCAAGCATGCTTTGGCATTTCTATATGAGCGTTTATGGTGTTTGTAAAGGAAGCAGTTTGAGTATGGGCAGCGTTAGCAGGAGCTGTGTAGGGATGATGTTTGTTCCGACCCGctctgctcctgtcctgcttcCAGCAGCCCTTACTCAGATGGAGAGAAATTTGCCTGGAGCTTTCTAATCCCGGCTGTGCTGTGTCCTCCCCAGGGACAGCTCAACCCTCGATCCCGTGGAGTCCATGGACACGACGGAGGAGCAGAGAGTGCACAGTCCTCCCGCCTCCTTAGTCCCCAGAATCCACGTGATCTTGGCGCAGAAATTACAACACATTAACCCGTTACTGCCTGCCTGCCTTAATGAAGAGGAGAGTAAAACCTGTGAGTATCCAAAATTCACCTCGCTCTGTGAACATGAATAATAAAGGTGCAGTTTCCTGGTACATGTGAACAAATACTACTTTGCTCAGAGACAAATGCATCCATGGCAGAGTTTGAATTTAAATCTCATTAAATGGAGGAGCCATTCAGTACTGCAGAACTGGGAAAGACACAAGCATTTGTGTCTATGTGATGcttatgtgtttatttttctgaaatatatgTGTTTTATATGAAACTTGGTTTCAGATGCTACACACCTAAGGATTTTACCAAGTTGTTCAACTGTAAGAGCTTATTTGTTCTCACATAGGCTAGTGAATTGCTGGAAAATTAGATTTGCACTTTACTGtaacaatgaaaataagaaatgtaaTGACAGCATAAAGAATGATAATGCTGTGAAGAAGATAAAGCGATTCTGGTTTAAGGCAACCGTGTTATTCCTTGTGACTTGTTtgactgttattttttttgtcattgaaTTTCTACATGCAAACCTCTAAATGATATTTATAATGGTCTTCCTTGCGTGCCTTGTATCGGTTGTCCTGACCTGTGCGATGTGtgtgggttggggttttttctgcctttaataTAGTATGGATAGACCAtcaatttttcaaaatttagtTCCAAACTTTACAACCTTCAGGAAATGCATTACAAAtgtctaatgaaaaaaaaaaaagcaggcatTTCCAAGGAAATGATGAGTGATTCAAGTTTACCCAAAGCCAGTAATTACTCAGTTGGAAAACCaatgaatgtttatttttattagactGCTTTGGAGTAACCATTTTTGTTCATCAAACCGTAATGAAAAACAAGGTTTATATGGAGGGAAGAGGGTGAGGAACAGCACAATTTCTGACATTTGTTGTCTTTTGCTCTTTCATCAGTTGTTTCTAATttcatgtctgagctgtcaccAGTGAGAGCAGAGTTGCTTGGGTTCCTCACCCACGCGCTCTTGGGAGACAGTTTGGCTGCTGAGTACCTGATACTGCATCTCATCTCTACCGTGTAAGTATTTGGATCCTTGCAGagaatttatatatttatcttttttaaataaatctccACTCTGCAAATAAATGGCAGAAATAGCTTCAGTAGTACTTACTCCATTAGTACCTTGTCCAGCTAGAGTTGTCCTGTCATAATAGACATAGTAAATGGATTTGATTGTCTGAAATAACAGTAGGTTTTGTTAAAAGGCCGTTTTTCTGGCAGTGTGTCCTTTCAGTGTTCCTTTGAATGCTGGGCAAAATCTCTTAAGATACACTTTTAAACAGAGatatgaaaacacatttttatctctggcttattttattgaaaagaaCACGCAGCCGACTTCTCAGAGACGGCATTTACTAACTGCAGTAATTATTGTTTAAGTACTAAAAGACACTGAAAGATACATTCTGGGAATTTGTTAAATGAAATGCAGACATATGTTTAATGGTAAGCTCAAGTGAACCCCGTTTAGCATGTGATAGAAAGTTACCGCCTGAGCTGATGCTGTAGCTGAACGTGCATGTGTTGTGATCTGTCTGCGTGGCTGATGGATGCGGATTTGCTTAATGATCTCTTATGCTGGTTTAAACTGTCGCTGGATGGAGGAGCAGCGTCCTTTGGCTCCTTAAAATTTCAAGTGTGAAACTTCAGACAGCGTGTTTTGAATAGATCGTTAAGTATAGTTGTCACACtcatatttaatttaatattttaataataaactttcttcaaaatgaaaattggTTCAAGTTtctaaaaaagggaaaaaagtaacCATATCTCCAATGGTTTTGAAAAACTGCATTCTACTACAAAATGAAAGGTAAAGGACACATGTAACAGTAGTATTTACAGAGCTGTAACTGGACTCGGCATCTTACCTTTCTCCTACCGCAACTGGTGTGTAAAAAGCTGTGAGAGATTTCTGTCTGAGCAAGACAGGTGACATAGATCCCACCAGAACGCCATGGCAGCTTAATTGTGAGCTGATCTGATTTACGGTGGGTTTATGTTTAGTCTGCCCAGAACCCTTGTCCCTGTGTACTTCAATATCAGCATGAGAAGTACTTCAGTATCAGTATGACTAATGTttagtgttggggttttttatgaTTATTCTGTGCACACTTCGTTCTTTCTAGTTGGCCTGTGAATGCTCTAACACTTAGACTAGaatgtgttttctctcttaGCTGATATCACAAAAAAAGTTGAAATTTGTCAAGAATGGGGAGAAGATATACAgtgagaagagggagaggaaagctgAGGGCAGGTAAAGGAAATGACTAAGTGTGATAAGCAGGGAAATTGAGATTgggcaaagagaaagcaaaaggatgAAGAAGTATGTTTATTGAGTAACAACAGCGCATGTGGAGAACAGAATGTGTAGAAGGCAGATTTGCAGGATCTCAAGCACTCTCAATGCGCTGCTTTTGTGCAATGCTGCAGAGCCTTCCTCAGCAGCCTCCAGCCTAACGCAGCTCCTTGGACgctggagaaggaaggaaatgtgaCTGTGATTGATATATGTATTAGTCCTGAAATCCTGCTGGCTgtcagagctgcagcacagcattcACACTGATTGATACCTGTGTTCCCCGTGCTCATCAGGTGCTTGCCTAACCTGTGTCATTTCCACTTCAGGTACGCCAGACGAGATGTGCTTCCTCTGGGAAAATTCACAGTCAACTTGAGCGGGTGTCCGAGAAACAGCATCTTCACAGAGCACATATACCGCATCATCCAGCAGCTTGTTCCAGCGGTAAGAATAACGGCTTCATAGCGCTTTAATATTTCTGTTGGACTGATTGTTCCGACTAAATAAACAATATTATAGTTAAAGGCAGGATTCTTAAACAAAGGCTTCTGTCATCCATGTAGAGGGAAATAAAAGTGGAGGTATGGCTTGCCTGTCAGTTGAAGTCTAATTACCAAGGATGAATATGGAATAAAATCATATCCTCATAGGTATTGAACGGACAGATGCTGCATactttattttgcctttctggATTGATATGTTTAGACATTTAGGTCATTTAATTATGGCATTGTTACTGTTTATTTCCAAGTTTGTGGATAATTCATAGTAGATAATTCATAGTAATTCAGTTGGGGTCATAACAACTGTACTGCTGCAATAAatcatttgttcttttttgtgcATCCTAGATGTGCAGTACAGGTGATATGAGTTCTTAAcagcattattttcctttcatttttttttttttaagtatttagcATTGGGATATTGGGGATAAAGTGCATTCCGTATTGTGGTAACAAGTGTTATGTTACTTCCTATAGAGGTTCGCGGTTGCAGCCCTTGCTAAAGGAAGCAGCATTTACTAGGGAAGCTGCAGGAGAGGAAACGTGCTgatcagttttcattttctcgTTGCAGTCCTATCGCCTACAAATGACGATTGAGAACATGAACCAGTCTCGATTTATCCCACACAAAGACTACGCAGCCAATCGCTTGGTCAGCGGAGTGTTGCAGCTCGCCAGCAACACCTCCCTTGTCGTGGACGAGACTCAGCTTGAGCAAGGACAGCTCGACACAACAGGTACATTTGGAAGGTTAAAAGTTGATATATTTTAATACAGCGATGCTAATTGTGTCCTGGTGCTAATTTTCTATTACAAAGCTGTTTGTGGTTTCCGTATCCCATTTCACCACTTGAGCGAgcttcctgctgctctgcagttgGCTCCGGCACCTTACAGCTCCAcctcctgggtttttttttctccgtTTTACTTTTTGGAAGTTTCTGGTATTTTGCTCAGAAATGCTTCTATTCAGTCAAAATGATGAGTAtgtttttcagctgttctgGTCTTGTTAGAGACTGTCTAATGTGTTCTTTACCCAGCAAGgctctttttcccccccttaATTTGTTAAATTACACTCTGTCAGATAATTTGTGGTATTTTGTCCGTTTTTGAGAGTTAATTTTTAATCTGTAAATAGTTTTCTGGCTTTGTAGGACTGATGAAAACATTAGCTATTAACATATATGCTAGGCCAGATAAAATTTAGGCTTGGAATCCTTCAAGAATGCTTCATTGTGATCTTAAGAAACAGTTGTCTGTATATGGAAAACACCGCAGACACGAGAAGAAACAAGGTGCTTGAAAGAATTTTTCTCTGAGATGCTCATGAAAAACAgattggggggaaaaaacaaatcaggtCTGACATTTGTTTAGGTGCAGTTGTCAGAGAatttgttcttgcttttctaGGTGTACACAATGTGACCGCGCTGGGTAACCTGATCACTTGGCAGAAGGTGGATTATGACTTCAGTTACCACCAGATGGAATTCCCATGCAATATTAACGTTCTTATCACTTCAGAGGGCCGATCACTCCTACCGGTAAAGCGGGTCTTCCTGAATTTGGGGAATAATTACAGCTGGTAGCTGCTTCCTTAGGTCATGCCGTTCCAGAGCCAAGCGGAGGCGGGAGAGCCGTCTCGGGTGCGTTACTGGCGTCAGTTCTCGCTCGTGGCggcagccaggccaagaaccTGTTTGAGGAGAAGAACCAGGGCACTgaccttctctcctcctggctGAGCAGTATTGCGAGAGCGAGGCAGCGACCGCAGTTAGTAACGGAGATCACGACGCTTTATTCTAGTACAGGAGGTTCTGAGGTGATGGGCACATGAGTGCAGAGCAACAGATCTGGCATCGACCCTAGAGAAACGGCGCTGCCAAAACGCACAAATATCCCATCGCTTGCTTGCGTTCCAGCTTTGGGAGCTGAGCGTTTGCTCTCTTGTGTCTCAGTGCAGCCGGTGCCTGCTGGAATAAGGACTTCACGCCGGTGTTCCACAAGGGAACAGTTACATATTTAAAGAATGAATTGTCTTACCTTAGTTCTGGGAAATAGTGACTTCTGTTGCTTTAGAGATAAAATTAGTgttggaacaaaaaaaaaaccacaacagaatGTGGAAAGAGATgatatgtaattttatttttcagtcagaTTGCCAAGTCCACTTACAGGCACAGATCATTCCGCCCAACATGGAGGAGTATATGAACAGCCTCCTGAAAGCGGTGCTGCCTTCGGTGCTGAACAAATTCCGAATTTACCTAAGTTTATTGAGGCTGCTGGACTACAGTATATCTGACGAAGTGACCAAGG is part of the Columba livia isolate bColLiv1 breed racing homer chromosome 6, bColLiv1.pat.W.v2, whole genome shotgun sequence genome and encodes:
- the MCMBP gene encoding mini-chromosome maintenance complex-binding protein, with the protein product MHFFGIGIEKRVGLVALELDEFGKCQIIVPSLNDVPVHYLKPNSLVKFRCMVQDMFDPEFYMGVYETVDPNTNTRFYGYISASQARVSPSTSYTPSRHKRSYEEDEDMDLHPSKQKEQHLDFMDLSSEVMMEQAKRYTTHFCIVFEMLFDSLVCSIDYETSNSKFLCCSHVECSLIQQIRVYESWDSFKVNDVLEVYGILSVDPVLSIVNSDERDSSTLDPVESMDTTEEQRVHSPPASLVPRIHVILAQKLQHINPLLPACLNEEESKTFVSNFMSELSPVRAELLGFLTHALLGDSLAAEYLILHLISTVYARRDVLPLGKFTVNLSGCPRNSIFTEHIYRIIQQLVPASYRLQMTIENMNQSRFIPHKDYAANRLVSGVLQLASNTSLVVDETQLEQGQLDTTGVHNVTALGNLITWQKVDYDFSYHQMEFPCNINVLITSEGRSLLPSDCQVHLQAQIIPPNMEEYMNSLLKAVLPSVLNKFRIYLSLLRLLDYSISDEVTKAVEEDFVEMRKNDPESITADDLHRTLLVARFLSLSAGQTTLSRERWLRAKQLEALRKARLQQQKCVNGNEL